From Coraliomargarita parva, one genomic window encodes:
- a CDS encoding glycosyltransferase family 61 protein produces the protein MSKLSKKLNQARTRFVSRYVPKNTALRPTGIAGASNPPEGVTYHPVLSGVINSLDIPDALYERLSPFGKPAERSVSVDYRVAEITNGRIFNPNEATVAVISSDNRLLGDMSFNYAMGRVVSPELNKVFQLSNFPNPKHCEGTVFSLLTGGGGANNYAHWLIDSLSRLHLLRLSGLYDSVDRFLVPEPRYDFQADSLKYLGIDRSQLITDAEHHHFTADRLITSTAPRGDSVIIPKWVTDFHREAFLKARKLRDFEAPLVYVRRSDSSMRNVLNEDALVAHLAERGFRSFEMASLPFLDKIALFAGAQVVVSVHGAGLANIMFCPESAHFVELFPEQFVLTTYADLAFNVGLGYSHMLCPSPVRAKDGKEGQKVHVTVDIDALDALLDPVLEKLKAS, from the coding sequence GTGAGCAAGCTCTCAAAAAAACTGAATCAGGCGAGGACCCGTTTTGTTTCGCGCTATGTGCCGAAGAACACGGCCTTGAGGCCGACGGGCATCGCCGGTGCGAGCAATCCGCCCGAGGGGGTGACTTACCACCCGGTCCTGTCCGGTGTGATCAATTCCCTGGATATCCCGGATGCGCTCTACGAACGTTTGTCGCCTTTTGGCAAGCCCGCGGAGCGATCGGTCAGTGTCGATTATCGCGTGGCGGAGATTACAAACGGCCGGATCTTCAATCCGAACGAGGCGACAGTGGCGGTCATCTCCAGCGACAACCGCTTACTCGGCGACATGTCCTTCAATTATGCGATGGGGCGCGTCGTTTCGCCGGAACTGAACAAGGTCTTCCAACTCTCGAATTTTCCGAACCCAAAGCACTGCGAGGGGACGGTTTTCTCGCTGTTGACCGGTGGTGGAGGCGCCAATAACTACGCGCACTGGTTGATCGATTCGCTCTCGCGTCTGCACCTGCTTCGACTCAGCGGGCTGTACGACTCGGTCGACCGGTTTCTGGTGCCCGAGCCCCGGTACGATTTCCAGGCGGACAGTTTGAAGTATTTGGGCATCGACCGATCCCAGCTGATTACCGATGCCGAGCATCATCACTTTACGGCCGACCGGCTCATCACCTCGACGGCGCCGCGGGGCGACTCCGTGATCATCCCGAAATGGGTGACGGATTTTCACCGCGAAGCATTTCTCAAGGCCCGGAAGCTGAGGGATTTCGAAGCGCCGCTGGTCTATGTGCGTCGCAGCGATTCGAGTATGCGGAATGTGCTGAATGAGGACGCCCTCGTGGCACATCTGGCCGAGCGCGGTTTTAGATCCTTCGAAATGGCATCCTTGCCCTTTCTCGACAAGATTGCGCTCTTTGCGGGGGCACAGGTTGTTGTCTCCGTACACGGGGCGGGCCTGGCAAACATCATGTTCTGTCCGGAAAGCGCCCATTTTGTCGAGCTGTTCCCGGAGCAGTTCGTACTGACCACCTATGCGGATCTGGCCTTTAATGTGGGACTCGGTTACTCCCACATGCTTTGCCCCAGTCCGGTTCGCGCGAAAGACGGCAAAGAGGGGCAAAAGGTGCATGTCACAGTCGATATCGACGCACTGGATGCTCTTCTGGATCCTGTACTGGAGAAGTTGAAAGCATCATGA
- a CDS encoding glycosyltransferase family 4 protein — translation MSPPKNILLVAPSIHSGGGTERVLVNLANALHRMGYPVQILVLRVGESRPYALDASIPVHEYTVERQWARRLPGPVARVAQRLLGTRNWNRFLRATALDRSDVVVSFSNNLTVGLASSCVGGRLVAFEHWPFWVTERNAKMAAKVKATYPRLRAVVVLTQHEAQVYRGLGVRQVHVIVNAYSFCPSQAAGLDARTVLSIGHFNDQKRRDLLVQAWKSVVSDYPDWRLKIIGDGPSLESTQALATELGVFESIDWMAPTKAIEAQYMDASIYALSSEYEALPLVLIEAKVCGLPIVSFDIVSGPNEIVCEGEDGYLVPFADTAGFAERLKLLIADAARRKAFGRHAREDAESRFSPDTVYGIWKDFLDTLD, via the coding sequence GTGAGTCCGCCCAAAAACATATTGCTGGTGGCCCCTTCGATCCACTCCGGTGGTGGTACGGAGCGGGTCTTGGTCAATCTGGCGAATGCCTTGCACCGGATGGGCTACCCCGTGCAGATCCTGGTCTTGCGGGTCGGCGAATCCCGACCTTACGCCTTGGATGCGTCGATTCCGGTACACGAATATACGGTGGAACGCCAATGGGCCCGTCGGCTGCCGGGGCCTGTTGCCCGTGTCGCCCAGCGACTGTTGGGGACCCGCAACTGGAATCGCTTCCTGCGGGCAACGGCGCTGGACCGATCGGACGTCGTCGTGTCCTTTTCAAACAACCTGACGGTCGGACTTGCCTCAAGCTGTGTTGGGGGCCGGTTGGTGGCATTTGAACACTGGCCGTTCTGGGTGACCGAGCGTAATGCCAAAATGGCCGCGAAGGTGAAGGCGACCTATCCTCGGCTCCGTGCGGTCGTGGTCCTGACCCAACACGAAGCGCAGGTCTATCGTGGGCTGGGGGTCCGTCAGGTGCACGTCATCGTGAATGCCTATTCCTTTTGTCCATCGCAGGCAGCCGGACTGGATGCCAGGACGGTGCTTAGTATCGGGCATTTCAATGACCAGAAGCGGCGGGATCTTCTCGTTCAAGCCTGGAAGTCTGTGGTTTCGGACTATCCGGACTGGCGCCTGAAGATTATTGGTGATGGTCCATCTTTGGAATCCACCCAGGCGCTGGCCACGGAACTTGGGGTCTTCGAATCGATCGATTGGATGGCACCAACGAAGGCGATTGAAGCCCAATACATGGATGCTTCTATCTATGCCTTATCCTCGGAGTACGAGGCGCTCCCACTGGTTCTGATTGAAGCCAAGGTATGCGGGTTGCCGATCGTCAGTTTCGACATCGTTTCCGGTCCCAACGAGATCGTTTGCGAGGGGGAAGACGGGTACCTGGTGCCCTTTGCGGATACCGCGGGATTTGCCGAGCGTCTCAAATTGTTGATTGCTGATGCCGCGCGCAGGAAGGCCTTCGGGCGGCATGCCCGTGAGGACGCCGAATCACGCTTCAGTCCCGATACGGTGTATGGCATCTGGAAGGATTTTTTGGATACTTTGGACTGA
- the rfbG gene encoding CDP-glucose 4,6-dehydratase — MSDFEEHYRGKRILLTGHTGFKGAWMAEWLLSLGAIVIGVSLLPNTTPSLFNQLRLKRRVEHHIVDIRDADSMAKLVAETQPDKVFHLAAQPLVRQSYETPVETFEANVMGTIHVLEAIRRLEKQCEAVMITTDKCYENLERTQPYAESDPMGGHDPYSASKGATELAISSYRRSFFPPEEYGRKHGVSVASARAGNVIGGGDWADDRIVPDCIRAIAKDEPIHVRNPNATRPWQHVLEPLGGYLKLGIELEQADTLEHRQQVCSGFNFGPDPESNRPVRDLVEKVVACWKGEWKDSSGGDAPHEAKLLNLAIGKAERLLNWKPVWDFDEGVAHTVEWYRMAHEDPSSASDVTQGHIAAYTQAYHRNEV; from the coding sequence ATGTCTGATTTTGAAGAACATTATCGAGGAAAACGAATTCTACTCACCGGGCATACCGGGTTCAAAGGGGCATGGATGGCAGAATGGCTGCTCTCTCTCGGGGCCATCGTCATCGGAGTGAGCCTTTTGCCGAATACGACGCCGTCCTTGTTCAACCAACTGCGTTTAAAGCGCCGGGTTGAGCATCACATCGTTGATATCCGGGATGCGGACTCCATGGCGAAGCTTGTCGCGGAGACGCAGCCTGACAAGGTTTTCCATCTGGCGGCACAGCCGCTGGTACGGCAGTCCTACGAAACTCCGGTGGAGACCTTCGAAGCGAATGTCATGGGTACCATCCATGTCTTGGAGGCAATCCGCCGTCTGGAGAAACAGTGTGAGGCCGTCATGATCACGACCGACAAATGCTATGAGAACCTGGAGCGTACCCAGCCCTATGCGGAAAGCGACCCGATGGGCGGGCACGATCCCTACAGTGCGAGCAAGGGCGCAACCGAGCTTGCGATTTCGTCCTATCGCAGGTCCTTTTTCCCTCCGGAGGAATATGGGCGCAAGCACGGGGTCTCGGTGGCGTCGGCAAGGGCGGGCAACGTGATCGGCGGCGGTGACTGGGCCGATGACCGCATTGTTCCGGACTGCATCCGTGCGATCGCGAAGGACGAGCCGATACATGTGCGCAATCCCAATGCCACGCGTCCCTGGCAACACGTCCTCGAGCCCTTGGGCGGATATCTGAAACTAGGCATCGAACTCGAGCAGGCCGACACGCTGGAACATCGTCAGCAAGTGTGCTCCGGCTTCAACTTCGGCCCCGATCCGGAATCGAACCGACCGGTCCGCGACCTGGTGGAAAAAGTGGTTGCCTGCTGGAAGGGGGAGTGGAAGGACAGCTCGGGCGGCGACGCGCCTCACGAAGCGAAGCTTTTGAATTTGGCCATCGGCAAGGCTGAGCGCCTATTGAACTGGAAGCCCGTTTGGGACTTTGACGAAGGCGTGGCCCATACGGTCGAATGGTACCGCATGGCACATGAAGATCCCTCCAGCGCGAGCGATGTGACTCAAGGCCACATCGCCGCATACACCCAAGCCTACCACCGTAATGAAGTTTAA
- a CDS encoding UDP-glucose dehydrogenase family protein: MKISVVGTGYVGLVSGVCLASKGHEVTCIDVIQEKVDRINAGDPPIYEEGLESLLKEHVGTRIQATTDFTGAVMDSELSLIAVGTPFDGERIDLKYIKQVAQQLGEVLRDKPTYHTVIVKSTVVPGTTEDVVLPILEAASGKKAGTDFGVGMNPEFLKEGEAIKDFMEPDRIVLGGIDARTIAVLDEVYSVFPDTDKLRTSPRTAEMIKYTANSLLATLISFSNEIGNLCAALENVDTVEVMQGVHLDKRFAPILESGQRVFPSSLTYLASGCGFGGSCFPKDVKALIRYGQDRGQSMSILDSVIQTNLAQPQRMVELALKHFASLAGVRVAVLGLAFKPGTDDIRESASIAVIRDLLAHQADIIAFDPIAQEETEKALGEGTIAYAETVEACVEGAEVILLMTSWPQFKSLPELIAAMPMTPLLVDGRRMIARSSVPRYEGIGFTLPVPESATA, encoded by the coding sequence ATGAAAATATCAGTGGTAGGAACCGGTTACGTAGGCTTGGTGTCAGGCGTCTGCCTGGCTTCGAAGGGACATGAGGTCACATGCATCGACGTCATTCAGGAAAAGGTGGACCGGATCAACGCCGGGGACCCTCCGATTTACGAAGAAGGCCTGGAGTCCCTGCTCAAGGAGCACGTCGGAACCCGGATCCAGGCAACCACGGATTTCACCGGCGCGGTGATGGACAGCGAGCTCTCTCTGATCGCGGTGGGCACACCTTTCGACGGGGAGCGTATCGACTTGAAATATATCAAGCAAGTGGCGCAGCAGCTCGGCGAAGTGCTCCGAGACAAGCCGACGTATCACACGGTCATCGTGAAGAGCACGGTCGTTCCGGGGACGACCGAGGATGTGGTACTGCCCATCCTTGAAGCGGCCTCGGGCAAAAAAGCCGGCACGGATTTCGGCGTGGGCATGAACCCCGAATTCCTCAAGGAAGGGGAGGCGATCAAGGACTTCATGGAGCCGGACCGCATCGTGCTGGGCGGCATCGATGCGCGCACCATTGCCGTGCTTGACGAAGTGTATTCGGTTTTCCCCGACACGGACAAGCTTCGGACGAGTCCCAGAACGGCCGAGATGATCAAGTACACCGCGAATTCACTGCTTGCGACCTTGATCTCATTTTCCAATGAAATCGGCAACCTCTGTGCCGCCCTGGAAAATGTCGATACTGTCGAAGTCATGCAAGGGGTGCATCTGGACAAGCGTTTCGCTCCGATTCTTGAATCCGGCCAGCGGGTCTTTCCTTCGTCGCTGACATACCTGGCCTCCGGTTGCGGCTTCGGCGGAAGCTGCTTCCCCAAAGACGTGAAGGCATTGATCCGCTACGGCCAGGACCGCGGGCAGTCGATGTCGATACTGGATTCCGTGATACAGACGAATCTGGCCCAGCCGCAGCGTATGGTGGAACTTGCGCTCAAGCATTTCGCCTCTCTGGCTGGGGTGCGGGTGGCGGTGCTGGGGCTTGCGTTCAAACCGGGGACCGATGACATCCGCGAGTCTGCTTCGATCGCGGTGATTCGCGACCTGCTGGCGCATCAGGCCGATATCATAGCCTTCGATCCGATCGCGCAGGAAGAGACCGAAAAGGCTCTTGGAGAGGGGACCATCGCTTATGCGGAGACCGTGGAAGCCTGCGTCGAGGGCGCCGAAGTCATCTTACTCATGACTTCATGGCCGCAATTCAAGTCACTGCCGGAGTTGATTGCCGCAATGCCGATGACGCCCCTGCTGGTCGATGGCAGGCGCATGATCGCCCGGAGCAGTGTGCCGCGTTATGAAGGAATCGGATTCACACTACCCGTACCCGAAAGTGCCACGGCATAG
- a CDS encoding WecB/TagA/CpsF family glycosyltransferase, giving the protein MKAAETNQIEERRVLGQRLHATSYEHATQLVIEWGKARSSRYVCVTNVHVVMEGWDSEEYRSVVNSADLITPDGVPLVWSLRALGVGHATRVYGPDLTLHICRAAAREGVKVALYGGTEESLKDFVAVLDKTIPGIEVACAISPPFRPLTDEEDREYTEQIESSGAGVLFVGIGCPKQERWMAAHKGRISMPMLGVGAAFDFHSGRVKQSPPLMQKLGLEWLFRLFMEPRRLWRRYAWHNPRFIAFFGWQYLAYKFGSNST; this is encoded by the coding sequence ATGAAGGCGGCTGAAACGAATCAAATCGAAGAGCGGCGTGTGCTGGGGCAGCGCCTGCACGCCACTTCCTACGAGCATGCGACCCAACTGGTTATCGAATGGGGGAAGGCACGTTCGTCGCGTTATGTCTGTGTGACGAATGTCCATGTGGTGATGGAAGGTTGGGATTCCGAGGAATACCGTTCGGTCGTGAATTCCGCGGACCTGATCACGCCCGACGGGGTGCCTCTGGTGTGGAGCCTGCGGGCGCTCGGGGTGGGGCACGCGACACGTGTCTACGGGCCCGACCTGACCTTGCATATCTGCCGGGCTGCCGCTCGGGAAGGTGTGAAGGTCGCCCTCTACGGCGGGACCGAGGAAAGCCTGAAGGATTTTGTCGCCGTATTGGACAAGACAATACCGGGCATCGAGGTCGCCTGTGCGATCTCACCGCCGTTCCGTCCGTTGACTGACGAGGAGGACCGCGAATATACCGAACAAATTGAATCCTCCGGGGCGGGTGTCTTGTTTGTCGGCATCGGCTGTCCGAAACAAGAACGCTGGATGGCCGCGCACAAGGGACGGATCAGCATGCCGATGCTCGGTGTCGGCGCAGCATTCGATTTTCACAGCGGCCGGGTCAAGCAATCCCCGCCTTTGATGCAAAAGCTCGGTCTGGAATGGTTGTTTCGCTTGTTCATGGAACCCCGTCGCCTCTGGCGCCGCTACGCCTGGCATAATCCACGATTCATCGCCTTTTTTGGCTGGCAGTACTTGGCTTACAAATTCGGCTCGAACTCTACCTGA
- a CDS encoding glycosyltransferase family 4 protein → MAAEKKRIAILADFPWSFLSEGAKGRGGGQGNPWLMQLAEELCQYTDEYEFHWVTLDLKARQSGPETEVWEGQHFYRLPRTKITVDLLLGYWPSRRRLLAALREIQPDLVHCWGTERPFPVVFNHIKVPGILSMQGVMSTYKEIGAIPPGFQWKIITSFEPKFIRSADVVTAESKWGMEQVRKIRPDAKLYQVEYGVNRGFYDVHYCPDNESPYALFVGTFDRRKGIDLLVEAMASIDGRGWKLRVAGDGPLRAQLQANSPGNVEWLGMLDWKALQAQLAGARCLVLPTKADTSPNVVKEARVIGLPVVTTRHGGQAEYVIDGVNGYIVDPLEQSGLVEALCRVMDDPEHALSLGGRNHEKDRDYFQPANTARGFISIYRELLGSLRCL, encoded by the coding sequence ATGGCAGCTGAAAAAAAACGTATCGCAATACTCGCCGATTTTCCCTGGAGCTTCCTTTCCGAAGGCGCGAAAGGCCGGGGCGGGGGGCAAGGTAATCCATGGTTGATGCAATTGGCGGAAGAACTTTGCCAATACACTGACGAGTATGAATTTCATTGGGTCACCCTCGACTTGAAAGCCCGGCAGAGTGGACCGGAAACCGAAGTCTGGGAAGGGCAGCATTTCTATCGCCTGCCACGGACCAAGATCACGGTCGACCTGCTTCTGGGCTATTGGCCCTCCCGTCGTCGGCTCTTGGCCGCGCTGCGTGAGATCCAGCCTGACCTTGTCCATTGCTGGGGGACGGAGCGTCCTTTTCCGGTTGTCTTCAATCACATCAAAGTCCCGGGGATTCTTTCCATGCAGGGGGTGATGTCGACCTACAAGGAGATTGGAGCGATCCCGCCGGGCTTCCAGTGGAAGATTATCACCTCATTTGAGCCGAAGTTCATCCGTAGCGCGGACGTGGTCACCGCTGAGTCGAAATGGGGGATGGAGCAGGTGCGGAAGATCCGGCCGGATGCAAAGCTGTACCAGGTGGAGTATGGGGTGAATCGTGGTTTCTATGATGTCCACTACTGTCCCGATAACGAATCGCCCTATGCCTTGTTTGTCGGTACCTTTGACCGGCGCAAGGGGATCGACCTGCTGGTCGAAGCGATGGCATCCATTGACGGGCGCGGCTGGAAGCTCCGGGTGGCCGGGGACGGACCCTTGCGTGCGCAATTGCAGGCAAACTCGCCTGGGAATGTAGAGTGGCTGGGGATGTTGGACTGGAAAGCCCTGCAGGCCCAACTCGCCGGTGCGCGCTGCCTGGTTCTGCCGACGAAAGCGGACACCAGCCCGAATGTGGTCAAGGAGGCACGGGTGATCGGGCTCCCCGTCGTGACAACACGTCATGGCGGCCAGGCGGAATATGTGATCGATGGTGTGAACGGTTATATCGTCGATCCGCTGGAGCAGTCCGGCTTGGTGGAAGCGCTCTGCCGGGTGATGGACGATCCCGAACATGCGCTGTCCCTGGGGGGCAGGAATCACGAAAAAGACCGGGACTATTTCCAGCCTGCGAACACCGCCCGTGGATTCATTTCGATCTACCGTGAGTTGCTCGGGTCACTGCGATGCCTGTGA
- a CDS encoding NAD(P)H-dependent oxidoreductase: MIIVDTKLKEREAQGNPIQVGIIGAGEMSAGLINQIERYVPGMRVACVYNRTLEKAQRAYQTAGVSEVSVLTSANSLDDCIGSGTASVTDDPGVILGAGRIDVVVEMTGTIQFSFDLIIQSFAAGKSVVSFNAELDATVGPYLQLKAREAGVRYTLGDGDQPGVTLNLMRFVQGMGFKPQVLGNIKGMLDHYRTPETQKGFAEKSGMSVDMVTSFADGTKVSLEQACIANATGFRVAKRGMISIDYTGHVDDLTGRYDFDDLQANGGIVEMVIGGKPGPGVFVFASTDDPVSARFLNYGKLGDGPLYSFYIPYHLLFFELPSSIARLVDFQDGTLDALDSLSVEVIATAKQDLKAGDTLDGIGGFAVYGECENHSIVQSDGLLPVALSKGRTLAKDVPKDAAIAWSDLKPELSGSVESAYRAIIA; encoded by the coding sequence ATGATTATCGTCGACACAAAACTAAAAGAGCGCGAAGCGCAGGGGAATCCGATCCAAGTCGGCATCATCGGTGCCGGTGAGATGTCCGCCGGCCTGATCAACCAGATCGAACGCTACGTTCCGGGCATGCGGGTAGCCTGCGTCTACAACCGTACTTTGGAAAAAGCGCAACGCGCCTACCAAACCGCCGGGGTCTCCGAAGTATCGGTCCTCACGAGCGCCAATTCGCTGGACGATTGTATCGGCTCGGGGACCGCTAGCGTGACGGATGATCCGGGGGTCATTCTCGGAGCCGGGAGAATTGACGTCGTCGTGGAGATGACGGGCACGATCCAGTTCTCCTTCGACCTGATCATACAGTCCTTTGCCGCGGGCAAATCTGTTGTCTCCTTCAACGCGGAGCTCGATGCGACGGTGGGTCCTTACCTGCAGCTTAAGGCGCGCGAGGCAGGGGTGCGTTACACCCTCGGCGACGGGGACCAGCCGGGGGTGACGCTAAACCTGATGCGCTTTGTCCAGGGTATGGGCTTCAAGCCACAGGTACTGGGCAACATCAAAGGGATGCTGGACCACTACCGAACACCGGAGACCCAAAAGGGCTTTGCCGAGAAATCCGGCATGAGTGTCGACATGGTCACGAGTTTTGCGGACGGTACCAAGGTCTCCCTGGAGCAAGCCTGTATCGCCAACGCCACCGGCTTCCGCGTGGCGAAACGGGGCATGATCTCCATCGACTACACGGGCCATGTGGATGATCTCACCGGTCGTTACGATTTTGATGACCTACAGGCGAACGGCGGAATTGTCGAAATGGTGATCGGGGGCAAGCCCGGTCCCGGTGTCTTTGTTTTTGCCTCGACCGACGATCCGGTCTCCGCGCGTTTCCTCAACTATGGAAAATTGGGCGATGGGCCCCTGTACAGCTTCTACATTCCTTACCATCTCCTGTTCTTCGAACTGCCGTCCTCGATTGCGCGGCTGGTTGATTTCCAGGACGGGACACTGGATGCCCTCGATTCACTTTCCGTCGAGGTGATTGCCACGGCGAAGCAGGATTTGAAGGCGGGGGATACCCTCGACGGAATCGGGGGATTCGCGGTTTATGGCGAATGCGAAAACCATTCTATTGTTCAAAGCGATGGCCTTCTGCCCGTGGCTTTGTCGAAAGGGCGTACGCTGGCCAAAGACGTGCCGAAAGATGCCGCGATTGCCTGGTCTGATCTCAAACCGGAACTGTCGGGCTCTGTCGAATCCGCCTATCGCGCGATCATCGCTTAA
- a CDS encoding dTDP-4-dehydrorhamnose 3,5-epimerase family protein has translation MKFKELPIKDAWLVTMEPRGDARGFFARVFCRKELEAHGIIADVAQVNYSRSADAGTMRGLHYQKAPAEETKLFRCINGSVYDVMLDLRPDSPSYLQHFGIELKAGDLQMVFVPRGCAHGFMTLEPDSEVEYLVSEYYAGELEDGLRHDDPFFKINWPMEAKVISDKDRSWPLFSPQDSKSGA, from the coding sequence ATGAAGTTTAAGGAATTACCAATCAAGGATGCCTGGCTGGTCACGATGGAACCACGGGGCGACGCCCGAGGGTTTTTTGCGCGTGTCTTTTGCCGCAAGGAGTTGGAGGCGCACGGCATTATCGCCGATGTGGCGCAAGTGAACTACTCGCGCAGCGCCGACGCCGGGACCATGCGTGGGCTGCACTACCAGAAAGCGCCGGCAGAAGAGACGAAGCTCTTTCGCTGCATCAACGGTTCGGTGTACGACGTCATGTTGGACCTTCGGCCCGACTCGCCCAGCTACCTGCAGCATTTCGGCATCGAATTGAAGGCAGGTGACCTGCAGATGGTCTTCGTACCCAGAGGTTGTGCCCACGGCTTCATGACTTTGGAGCCGGACAGCGAAGTCGAGTATCTGGTCAGTGAATACTACGCGGGGGAGCTGGAAGACGGACTTCGCCATGACGACCCGTTTTTCAAGATCAACTGGCCCATGGAAGCAAAGGTCATTTCCGACAAAGACCGGTCCTGGCCGCTTTTCTCCCCGCAGGACTCGAAGTCCGGCGCCTAA
- the wbaP gene encoding undecaprenyl-phosphate galactose phosphotransferase WbaP — MNPTVATRVRPAPSGWYFSTKLKIGFSYFNRYTVNSLLLLTGDLIGLALGFECAAMLRWLVVGQPLSPSWLPWLASFWTIGAFVFKLLPAWGMSPVESLRRQVGLTCAVYAGMTIVLFLSRSSFDYTRVSLLASFLLTVPIVPFVRMLVKRMLLQAHIWGIPVAIYGAGLAGRSIIQRLKEEPGQGYYPVCVFDDNKMLHGTQLEGIPVRSGTDSIAKDVPVAILAMTKIGGERISELMEGSLSSYLRVMIIPNLIHTPTLWVTSRDLSGTPGLELSNNLLDPSKRVLKRSFELGLTLCSMPFWGPLYLLICALIWLEDRQNPIFKQERIGQGSRLFKTWKFRTMVPNAEMVLQRKLREEPELRAEWEANCKLQKDPRITKVGRFLRKTSLDEIPQLINVLKGDMSLIGPRPLPEYHYVQLPDGVRRLRERVKPGMSGLWQVSGRSDVGNEGMVRWDPYYVRNWSLWLDIVILVRTFKVVLLGSGAR, encoded by the coding sequence ATGAACCCAACAGTCGCTACACGTGTGCGTCCGGCACCGTCAGGCTGGTATTTCAGCACCAAGCTGAAGATTGGCTTTAGCTACTTTAACCGCTACACGGTTAATTCCCTTTTGTTGTTGACCGGTGATCTGATCGGTCTGGCCCTTGGCTTTGAGTGTGCCGCCATGCTCAGGTGGCTGGTCGTTGGTCAGCCTTTGAGTCCTTCATGGCTTCCCTGGCTGGCATCCTTTTGGACCATCGGTGCTTTCGTTTTCAAGCTGCTTCCCGCCTGGGGCATGTCACCGGTTGAATCGCTGCGCCGCCAGGTGGGCTTAACCTGTGCGGTTTATGCCGGCATGACGATCGTGCTCTTCCTCTCGCGCTCTAGCTTCGATTACACACGCGTGTCGCTGTTGGCCTCCTTTTTGCTGACCGTGCCGATCGTGCCGTTCGTGCGGATGTTGGTCAAACGAATGCTCCTGCAGGCCCACATCTGGGGGATTCCGGTAGCGATTTACGGTGCCGGTTTGGCGGGGCGTAGCATTATCCAACGTCTCAAGGAAGAACCGGGCCAAGGCTATTATCCGGTATGTGTCTTCGACGACAACAAGATGCTTCACGGCACACAGTTGGAAGGGATCCCCGTACGTAGTGGAACCGATTCCATCGCAAAGGACGTGCCGGTCGCGATCCTTGCCATGACCAAAATCGGGGGTGAACGCATTTCGGAGCTCATGGAAGGGAGCTTGTCGAGTTACCTGCGGGTGATGATCATCCCGAACTTGATTCATACGCCGACGCTTTGGGTGACTTCCCGCGACCTGAGCGGCACTCCGGGCTTGGAGTTGTCCAATAACTTGCTGGATCCCAGTAAGCGGGTCTTGAAGCGGAGTTTTGAACTGGGGTTGACGCTGTGCTCGATGCCGTTCTGGGGGCCGCTTTACTTGTTGATCTGTGCCTTGATCTGGCTGGAGGACCGCCAAAATCCAATCTTCAAGCAGGAGCGGATCGGGCAGGGCAGTCGCCTCTTCAAGACATGGAAATTCAGGACCATGGTGCCGAACGCGGAAATGGTTCTGCAACGGAAGTTGCGTGAGGAACCCGAACTGCGGGCGGAGTGGGAGGCAAACTGCAAGCTGCAAAAAGACCCGCGGATTACCAAAGTGGGACGTTTCCTGCGCAAGACCTCGCTGGATGAAATTCCGCAGCTCATCAACGTTCTCAAAGGGGACATGTCTCTGATCGGACCGCGTCCCTTGCCGGAATACCACTACGTGCAACTGCCGGACGGGGTGCGTCGTTTGCGTGAACGGGTCAAGCCGGGGATGAGCGGGCTCTGGCAGGTCTCCGGTCGAAGCGATGTGGGCAACGAGGGGATGGTGCGCTGGGATCCCTACTATGTGCGGAACTGGTCACTCTGGCTCGATATCGTAATTTTGGTGCGGACCTTCAAGGTCGTGTTGCTGGGCAGCGGCGCTCGTTGA